A section of the Thermotoga caldifontis AZM44c09 genome encodes:
- a CDS encoding radical SAM protein, whose translation MIGLIFVDPSGTIPVSLTNHTCKMNCAHCGGHYLLHMKTLQEMEKFAQEGYKSFLISGGLEKDLLVPFREHLHTLWELKRRYGLSYNFHVGFPLSPLRELEGLADVVSFDFFADSKIMREVYGFSVPPLQLLNAIVQTNVPAIPHVTVGIHEGRITHEYDALETLSGFFNAVVLNVFVPTQNTRFSNASPPDLSEVRKIFEYASEKFDLVALGCMQPRGEYRRLLQESVRDFVRVMVKPVFRVQPDFKGCCSFTLVKLLKTGVAKDVR comes from the coding sequence GTGATCGGTTTGATCTTCGTCGATCCGAGCGGGACGATCCCCGTTTCTCTGACCAACCATACGTGTAAAATGAACTGTGCACACTGCGGTGGACACTACCTTCTCCACATGAAAACTTTGCAGGAGATGGAAAAGTTCGCTCAGGAAGGATACAAAAGTTTTCTCATAAGTGGTGGGCTGGAAAAGGATCTGCTCGTACCGTTCAGAGAACATCTGCACACACTGTGGGAACTCAAAAGAAGATACGGCCTTTCTTACAACTTTCACGTCGGTTTTCCACTTTCACCTTTGAGAGAACTCGAAGGTCTGGCGGACGTCGTGAGCTTCGACTTCTTCGCCGATTCGAAGATCATGCGGGAAGTCTACGGGTTTTCTGTCCCACCGCTGCAACTTTTGAACGCCATCGTACAGACCAACGTTCCGGCGATCCCACACGTGACGGTCGGAATCCACGAAGGTCGCATCACGCACGAGTACGACGCACTGGAAACGCTGTCAGGATTTTTCAACGCCGTCGTTCTGAACGTGTTCGTCCCGACGCAGAATACCAGATTCTCCAATGCCTCACCACCAGATCTGTCTGAGGTGAGGAAAATATTCGAATATGCGTCTGAAAAATTCGATCTCGTCGCACTCGGTTGCATGCAACCTCGTGGTGAATACAGACGACTCTTGCAGGAATCAGTGAGAGATTTCGTGCGCGTGATGGTGAAACCAGTGTTCAGAGTTCAACCAGATTTCAAAGGTTGTTGTTCGTTCACATTGGTAAAACTTTTGAAGACGGGGGTGGCGAAGGATGTACGATAA
- a CDS encoding M55 family metallopeptidase: protein MKVYISVDMEGLAGIATWGEVDTSKREASEVLYEHLTALLQGLFSAKVHVEHVLISDAHGSGTAIPYRICEDFDRVSLVHGPIRKDYMMSGLDSSYDRVIFLGYHAGIGTKHGIMDHTYSSSLIHNIWINNKRMNEALINAAFAAHHGVPVCLVVGDEALGEELKNEFNGRWLFVSTKTGLGRYAAIMKPKKQLFEEIKSAAAQALEIPRNELPLFKFERPVELKIELKDTVYADLAELIPGVERIDGRTVRFVHDDYSVVFNAIMAIVYVAMAARDWRS, encoded by the coding sequence ATGAAGGTCTATATATCTGTTGACATGGAAGGGCTCGCGGGCATCGCGACGTGGGGGGAAGTCGATACCAGCAAGAGGGAAGCTTCCGAGGTGTTGTACGAACATTTGACAGCGTTGCTGCAGGGTTTGTTCTCCGCAAAGGTTCACGTCGAACATGTGCTGATCTCTGACGCACACGGTTCGGGCACGGCCATACCCTACAGGATATGTGAAGACTTCGACAGGGTCAGTTTGGTGCACGGTCCGATCAGGAAAGATTACATGATGAGCGGGTTGGATTCATCGTACGACAGGGTCATCTTCCTCGGATACCATGCGGGCATCGGTACGAAGCACGGCATCATGGACCACACCTATTCGAGTTCTCTGATACACAACATCTGGATCAACAATAAGAGGATGAACGAAGCGCTCATAAACGCAGCCTTTGCGGCCCATCATGGGGTACCTGTTTGCCTCGTTGTGGGAGACGAAGCGCTCGGTGAAGAACTGAAGAACGAGTTCAACGGTAGATGGCTCTTCGTGTCCACCAAGACGGGGCTGGGGCGTTACGCGGCGATCATGAAACCGAAGAAGCAGCTGTTTGAAGAGATCAAGAGTGCGGCGGCGCAAGCCCTCGAGATTCCCAGAAACGAACTGCCGCTCTTCAAATTCGAAAGGCCCGTGGAGTTGAAGATAGAGCTGAAAGATACAGTGTACGCAGACCTCGCCGAGCTGATACCAGGCGTGGAGAGGATCGATGGTCGCACGGTGAGGTTCGTTCACGACGATTACTCCGTGGTCTTCAATGCCATCATGGCCATAGTTTATGTGGCGATGGCTGCGAGGGACTGGAGGTCGTGA
- a CDS encoding bifunctional enoyl-CoA hydratase/phosphate acetyltransferase, translating to MIRSLRELLEKAKQAGRKNLVVVGAEDAEAVEATLMAKKEGLVGRIFLVGNAQKLKSYENLSDVEVVDGSDEVDASEKGVKLVSSKKADVLVKGLVKTSVLLKAVLNKEWGLRGSGLLTHIVAVEVPALDRVVFISDGGIVIRPSLEEKVKLINNAVEVMRKLGYETPKVALICAVETVNPAMSETMEAAILAKMNQRGEIKNCIVDGPLGLDNALDSRAAEVKGVKSPVAGCADLLIVPDIHSGNFLGKSAIYFAGGKIAGMVIGSKAPIVLVSRADTAESKLLSIAMACATSGGMGE from the coding sequence ATGATCAGATCTCTTCGCGAGCTACTCGAAAAGGCGAAACAGGCTGGCAGGAAGAATCTCGTCGTTGTTGGTGCTGAAGATGCAGAAGCCGTGGAAGCTACACTGATGGCGAAAAAGGAGGGACTGGTGGGGCGAATCTTTCTCGTTGGAAATGCTCAGAAATTGAAAAGTTATGAGAACCTCAGCGATGTTGAGGTTGTGGACGGCTCCGACGAGGTGGACGCGAGCGAGAAAGGAGTGAAGCTCGTTTCTTCGAAGAAAGCAGACGTTCTGGTCAAAGGACTCGTGAAAACTTCGGTCCTTCTCAAAGCTGTCTTGAACAAGGAATGGGGTCTCAGGGGTTCAGGCCTTCTGACGCACATCGTGGCGGTGGAAGTTCCCGCCCTCGACAGGGTTGTGTTCATATCTGATGGGGGCATCGTCATAAGACCGTCGCTGGAAGAAAAGGTGAAACTTATTAACAACGCGGTTGAGGTGATGCGCAAGCTCGGTTACGAAACGCCGAAGGTTGCCTTGATATGTGCCGTTGAGACGGTGAATCCGGCCATGTCTGAGACTATGGAAGCAGCCATCCTCGCGAAGATGAACCAGCGCGGTGAGATCAAGAACTGCATAGTGGACGGACCGCTGGGGCTGGACAACGCTCTGGACTCGAGGGCGGCTGAGGTCAAGGGTGTGAAGAGTCCTGTCGCGGGATGCGCGGATCTTCTGATCGTACCAGACATCCATTCTGGTAACTTTCTTGGGAAATCGGCGATTTACTTCGCGGGTGGTAAGATCGCCGGGATGGTCATCGGTTCGAAGGCACCCATAGTGCTCGTTTCGAGGGCCGACACTGCGGAAAGCAAGTTGCTTTCGATAGCCATGGCGTGTGCCACGAGTGGAGGAATGGGTGAATGA
- a CDS encoding helix-turn-helix domain-containing protein, whose amino-acid sequence MIKILLPANVLGSVELSSTKEKLFIDVYNDGDYEKKLLEEFWDIVMGPRKFDSFTTIFVSSTDAVALAIRYLESRIELEEMKKRHEVLYSYAELQGPTCHQTLRELQKLKYSPEQMIVLVAEKGVHLLAYLEYLSAGRYSQVEETVFEVHLDGKIKRVLFSEHPLEGFYNFCIPPLRERKNDIPYMVDWILSSIHQKHKYLPVNFPSEEIMDLFLKYDWPGNTEELIKVVHMCSAGLDVVSYFVSSLPNVEKEEVRLVDYVKKIVETVEKRTIKTMLEKYKWNRKKVASVLGLNYKTLCYKIKKYGITRH is encoded by the coding sequence ATGATAAAGATACTTCTACCAGCGAACGTCCTCGGCAGTGTTGAACTGTCATCCACCAAGGAAAAGCTGTTCATCGATGTCTACAACGATGGCGACTACGAAAAAAAGTTGCTTGAGGAATTCTGGGACATCGTGATGGGCCCCAGGAAGTTTGACAGCTTTACCACGATCTTCGTGAGTTCCACCGATGCCGTGGCGTTGGCCATCAGGTACCTCGAGAGCAGGATAGAGCTGGAAGAGATGAAAAAACGGCACGAAGTGCTCTACAGTTACGCGGAACTGCAGGGACCCACCTGTCATCAGACTCTGAGAGAACTTCAAAAACTCAAATACAGTCCCGAACAGATGATCGTTCTGGTTGCTGAAAAGGGAGTGCACCTGCTCGCGTATTTAGAGTACCTTTCGGCTGGTAGGTACTCTCAGGTTGAGGAAACCGTTTTTGAAGTGCACCTGGACGGGAAAATCAAAAGGGTCCTTTTCAGTGAACATCCACTGGAAGGTTTTTACAACTTCTGCATCCCACCCTTGAGGGAAAGGAAGAACGATATACCTTACATGGTGGACTGGATACTCTCTTCGATACATCAGAAACATAAATACCTGCCTGTGAACTTTCCCAGTGAGGAGATCATGGACCTGTTTCTGAAATACGACTGGCCGGGAAACACGGAAGAACTCATCAAGGTGGTTCACATGTGCTCCGCAGGTCTCGACGTGGTAAGTTATTTCGTCAGCTCGCTCCCGAACGTGGAGAAGGAAGAAGTCAGGTTGGTTGACTACGTGAAAAAGATCGTTGAGACCGTCGAGAAGAGAACCATAAAGACCATGCTCGAAAAGTACAAGTGGAATCGCAAGAAAGTTGCGTCGGTTCTTGGCTTAAACTACAAGACTTTGTGTTACAAGATCAAGAAGTACGGTATCACGAGACACTGA
- a CDS encoding IclR family transcriptional regulator, with protein sequence MAIYSVERALKILEFVVSRKSGVRVRDVADFLHITAPAAFKHLETLLKCGYVFKDPYTHRYFASYKLAELGSMVLRNIEVREIAHPLLVELMEKTNMTVHFALRDGFEGVYIDKVESARTIPTISRIGMKMRLYSTAFGKAILAFLSEEELEEYLKHTQLIRCTSNTITDPERLKQELSLVRERGYAVDNEENEYGVKCVGAPIFDYTGKVIGAISVTAASSSLNEENIPKIAEEVKNTAREISKKLGA encoded by the coding sequence ATGGCCATCTATTCGGTGGAGAGAGCGCTGAAAATCCTTGAGTTCGTCGTCTCGAGGAAGAGCGGCGTGAGAGTTCGCGACGTGGCCGATTTCTTGCACATCACGGCTCCCGCCGCTTTCAAACACCTTGAAACGCTCCTGAAATGTGGTTACGTGTTCAAAGATCCTTACACGCACCGTTACTTCGCTTCGTACAAGCTGGCCGAACTCGGCAGCATGGTGCTCAGGAACATAGAAGTTCGTGAAATAGCTCACCCGCTACTCGTCGAACTGATGGAAAAGACGAACATGACCGTTCATTTCGCACTGAGAGACGGTTTTGAGGGTGTATACATAGACAAAGTGGAGAGCGCCAGAACGATCCCCACGATTTCCAGGATCGGCATGAAGATGAGACTGTACTCCACCGCTTTCGGCAAAGCCATCCTGGCATTCCTGAGCGAAGAAGAACTCGAAGAATACCTCAAGCACACCCAGCTGATCAGGTGCACGTCGAACACGATCACCGATCCGGAAAGACTCAAACAAGAGCTATCCCTGGTCAGAGAAAGAGGCTACGCGGTGGACAACGAGGAGAACGAATACGGAGTCAAGTGTGTCGGAGCACCCATCTTCGATTACACGGGCAAAGTCATCGGTGCGATCAGCGTCACCGCCGCGTCCAGTTCTTTGAACGAGGAAAACATTCCGAAGATCGCTGAAGAGGTCAAGAACACCGCCAGGGAGATCTCGAAAAAGCTTGGAGCGTGA
- a CDS encoding sugar kinase encodes MSRVVTFGEIMMRLATPNFLRFVQARTFDVTYAGAEANVAVSLANFGVEASFVTKLPKNEFGIAVVRHLKQYGVDTSHIIFGEGRLGIYFLETGYSQRPSKVIYDRANSAFALSKPEEYDWDRIFDKANWFHFTGITPALGENLVRACLDALRKAKEKGITVSCDLNYRAKLWSEEKARTVMSELVKHVDVLFANEEDAEKVFGIKADESNVVEGKLSLKGYEQVCRRLKERFGFKKVAISLRESVVANLNGWSGVLLDGDDFYSARQYTVHIVDRVGAGDSFAAGIIYGCLAGMKPQEMLEFAVAASCLKHTIMGDFNEVSVEEVKSLMKGAGSGRVVR; translated from the coding sequence ATGTCGAGAGTGGTGACGTTCGGTGAGATCATGATGAGGCTCGCAACCCCAAACTTTTTGAGGTTCGTTCAGGCCAGGACCTTCGACGTTACATACGCGGGAGCCGAGGCCAACGTGGCTGTATCGCTCGCGAACTTCGGCGTGGAAGCGTCCTTCGTCACGAAGCTTCCGAAGAACGAATTTGGAATCGCCGTTGTGCGCCATCTGAAACAGTACGGTGTGGACACATCACACATCATATTCGGAGAAGGCAGGTTGGGAATATACTTTCTCGAGACGGGATATTCACAGAGACCTTCCAAGGTCATCTACGACAGGGCGAACTCGGCCTTCGCCCTCTCCAAACCGGAAGAATACGACTGGGACAGAATCTTCGACAAGGCTAACTGGTTCCACTTCACAGGTATAACCCCCGCCCTTGGAGAAAACTTGGTTCGAGCCTGCCTCGATGCCCTCAGGAAAGCCAAGGAAAAAGGTATAACCGTTTCGTGCGATCTGAATTACAGGGCAAAACTCTGGAGCGAAGAAAAGGCTCGAACGGTGATGTCCGAGCTGGTCAAGCACGTCGATGTCCTGTTCGCGAACGAAGAGGACGCAGAGAAAGTCTTCGGCATCAAGGCTGATGAGAGCAACGTAGTCGAGGGTAAGCTGAGTTTGAAGGGATACGAACAGGTATGTCGCAGGTTGAAGGAACGGTTCGGCTTCAAGAAAGTCGCGATCAGTCTGCGCGAAAGTGTGGTTGCGAATTTGAACGGCTGGTCGGGCGTACTGCTCGATGGAGATGATTTCTACAGTGCCAGACAGTACACTGTACACATCGTGGACAGAGTGGGTGCCGGAGATTCTTTCGCGGCGGGTATCATCTACGGTTGCCTTGCGGGTATGAAACCACAGGAGATGCTGGAATTCGCCGTCGCTGCTTCTTGTCTCAAGCACACGATCATGGGAGATTTCAACGAGGTGAGCGTCGAGGAAGTGAAGAGCCTGATGAAAGGTGCTGGAAGCGGCAGGGTTGTGAGGTGA
- the mnmA gene encoding tRNA 2-thiouridine(34) synthase MnmA produces MKVGVLLSGGVDSAVALYSLLEAGHEVIAYHIKTVPDEFYLSRQIKHKVCCSPADTFDAQLIAKHFNVPFKVLHIEEFFRRNIIDYYLSEYRNGRTPNPCYLCNRLVKFGLVMDLILKDGADMVASGHYARIVDGKLYRAIDREKDQSYFLASIERERLSRIVFPNGDKTKMQVREIASRVKIHVHSKEESQDLCFIPDGDQERFFKEHGIEFDEGPIYDSSGKELGKHKGLIHYTIGQRKLGISLGSRMYVIRIDAKNNAIIVGKEEEVYRDRFTVTHFNPLVDLPERFTASVKVRKNSDEVACSVSQKDGVVEVKAEEPIFAVTPGQVAVFYDGDLVLGGGIIEEVL; encoded by the coding sequence TTGAAGGTAGGAGTACTGCTGAGTGGTGGTGTGGACAGCGCGGTTGCGCTGTACAGTCTGCTCGAAGCCGGTCACGAAGTGATCGCCTACCACATCAAAACTGTGCCGGACGAGTTCTATCTCTCTCGACAGATAAAGCACAAGGTGTGCTGTTCACCAGCCGACACTTTCGATGCACAGTTGATAGCTAAACATTTCAATGTTCCTTTCAAGGTTCTTCACATTGAGGAGTTCTTTCGCCGAAATATAATCGACTATTACCTGAGCGAGTACAGGAATGGAAGAACACCGAATCCATGTTATCTGTGCAACAGGCTGGTGAAGTTCGGACTCGTGATGGACCTGATTTTGAAGGACGGCGCCGATATGGTGGCGAGTGGGCATTATGCCAGGATCGTGGATGGAAAGCTCTACAGGGCGATCGACAGAGAGAAAGATCAGTCTTACTTTCTCGCTTCGATAGAGAGGGAAAGGCTTTCGAGGATAGTCTTTCCGAACGGTGATAAAACCAAAATGCAGGTGAGAGAGATCGCTTCCAGAGTGAAGATCCACGTTCATTCGAAAGAAGAATCCCAGGATCTGTGCTTCATACCCGACGGTGATCAGGAACGTTTCTTCAAAGAGCATGGAATAGAATTCGACGAAGGTCCCATCTACGATTCTTCCGGTAAGGAACTGGGCAAACATAAGGGTTTGATCCACTACACGATCGGGCAGAGAAAGCTTGGAATTTCCTTAGGTTCAAGAATGTACGTGATACGCATCGATGCGAAGAACAACGCAATAATCGTTGGAAAAGAAGAGGAAGTCTACCGGGACAGGTTCACGGTGACACACTTCAACCCTCTGGTGGATCTACCTGAGAGGTTCACAGCATCGGTGAAGGTGAGAAAGAACAGCGATGAAGTTGCGTGTTCGGTCAGCCAGAAAGATGGAGTGGTCGAGGTGAAGGCGGAAGAGCCCATTTTCGCCGTCACGCCAGGTCAGGTGGCGGTTTTCTACGATGGTGATCTCGTGCTCGGTGGCGGCATTATCGAAGAAGTTTTGTGA